In Takifugu flavidus isolate HTHZ2018 chromosome 5, ASM371156v2, whole genome shotgun sequence, the following proteins share a genomic window:
- the cdca2 gene encoding cell division cycle-associated protein 2 isoform X9, which translates to MDGNDVTVGDDEKENESSENSSPLVNCSTPVLNSPELTTSQFGICAQSFTPSATPKDKSGAAKLKARRKSSVGARGSPETNSLIRFMAQQKIQSASPSQSPELVRFCSNQLRVASTLKQKMASFQNLMDVEESQVCNLMPRQDSSAGGCMRTEDDLSDRDGHNLEREKENYPSSVSPMFTWSAEDQEGCGFEDFVDLSPGTSAAALEYQPTSSNNIPPLSAELDVKPPAVKKKSVHFGSPLSPEVFDKTMPPSTPLRKGATPAQALTPGGGATLRSALKTPQMSDSDVSHASPDPCSPFMLGASPLLEASETHMQSAAADGEEEGKIVFPSTVEFDFTALDEEYMDAQTLNLNTAFYEDALAQIQAECEKYLNTISLMEELQPEPETQPEATVGAPPLRRSKRKKQPATEYDCASESNSRKKEKSEEVEPVTRTLRSAAKMACGKIKASVATRKWNKEVDRSLYSSRAYASKNPTLSPIKERRSFIRQPPVTESKSEGCTDDDTNLNLKIEAAVPGKRSEDSVGDRCAPEIAMGTDENQPGLEERSSVDVQLNVVTAGETEAEQGQEQTAATPEASWELPLAHTEPEPRVVDPTLDQTSVETCSSVSDATLEGTVALRAASSPRPPSAESSDNERQRKVKRGRRSSGNALQPHTGCKAVEGDQLDQQHIQLSSSESPDKGGAASVDLAPWQSDFNLEDVFRPVATRGQRSVRRSLRNQSGRGQSSAGLAWLPRTSPDSIREVRRRTRSRRLSAALLSEET; encoded by the exons ATGGACGGGAACGACGTGACTGTGGGGGATGATGAGAAAGAGAATGAGTCCTCAGAAAACTCATCTCCTCTTGTAAATTGCTCCACACCCGTGTTGAATTCCCCTGAGCTGACCACCAGTCAGTTTGGGATCTGTGCCCAGAGTTTTACCCCATCAGCAACACCTAAAG ATAAATCGGGTGCAGCAAAACTAAAGGCCAGGCGGAAGTCCAGCGTTGGCGCCCGAGGCTCCCCAGAGACAAACTCCCTCATTCGTTTCATGGCACAACAGAAGATACAATCTGCATCACCCAGTCAATCTCCAGAG CTCGTCAGATTTTGTTCCAACCAGCTGCGGGTCGCCTCTACACTGAAGCAGAAGATGGCCTCGTTCCAGAACCTGATGGATGTCGAAGAGAGTCAGGTTTGCAATCTAATGCCAAGGCAGGACAGCAGCGCTGGAGGATGCATGAGGACAGAAGATGATCTGTCTG ACAGGGATGGTCACAACCTGGAGCGGGAGAAGGAGAATTACCCATCTAGTGTGTCACCTATGTTCACCTGGAGTGCAGAGGATCAGGAG GGGTGTGGGTTTGAAGACTTTGTCGATCTTTCACCTGgcacttctgcagcagctctagAATACCAGCCTACGTCTTCCAACAacatcccccctctctctgccgaGCTGGACGTCAAGCCTCCAG CAGTGAAGAAAAAGAGCGTGCACTTTGGAAGTCCGCTTTCCCCCGAGGTCTTTGATAAGACCATGCCTCCCAGTACACCATTAAGGAAGGGGGCCACACCAGCCCAAGCACTGACGCCAGGTGGAGGCGCCACGCTGCGCTCGGCCCTGAAGACGCCACAGATGAGTGACTCCGATGTGTCACATGCTAGTCCAGACCCCTGCAGCCCCTTCATGCTCGGAGCCTCTCCTCTGCTGGAAGCATCGGAGACCCACATGCAGTCGGCGGCAGCAgacggcgaggaggaggggaag ATTGTTTTCCCATCAACAGTGGAGTTCGACTTCACGGCACTTGATGAAG AATATATGGATGCCCAAACGCTGAACCTGAACACTGCTTTCTATGAGGACGCTCTCGCTCAGATCCAAGCAG AGTGTGAGAAATATCTCAATACAATCAGTCTGATGGAAGAGCTGCAACCAGAACCAGAGACACAGCCTGAAGCAACTGTTGGAGCTCCCCCCCTACGCAGATCCAAAAGGAAAAAG cagccagcgaCAGAATATGACTGCGCCTCTGAGTCCAACAGCAGGAAGAAAGAG AAGTCAGAGGAGGTGGAACCCGTGACGAGGACCTTACGCTCTGCTGCCAAAATGGCCTGTGGAAAGATTAAG GCTTCAGTGGCTACTCGCAAGTGGAACAAAGAGGTGGACCGCTCCCTGTACAGCTCGCGGGCATACGCCTCCAAGAACCCGACCCTGAGCCCTATCAAGGAGAGGCGTTCCTTCATCCGCCAGCCTCCAGTGACAGAGAGCAAGTCTGAGGGCTGCACAG ATGATGACACCAACTTGAACTTGAAGATTGAAGCTGCTGTGCCGGGAAAACGGTCTGAAGATTCCGTGGGTGATCGCTGCGCTCCAGAAATCGCCATGGGAACAGACGAAAACCAGCCAGGACTGGAGGAGAGGTCCAGCGTTGATGTCCAGCTCAATGTGGTGACTGCGGGAGAAACGGAGGCTGAGCAAGGTCAAGAACAAACGGCTGCGACCCCTGAAGCATCATGGGAACTCCCCCTCGCACACACTGAGCCTGAACCTAGAGTGGTTGATCCGACACTGGATCAAACTTCTGTGGAAACTTGCAGCTCCGTCTCTGATGCTACATTGGAAGGTACCGTCGCTCTGCGTGCAGCCTCTTCACCCCGTCCACCTTCAGCTGAGAGCTCTGACAATGAAAGGCAGAGAAAAGTCAAGCGGGGCAGGAGGAGTTCTGGTAATGCCCTGCAGCCCCACACAGGCTGCAAAGCTGTGGAGGGAGACCAGTTAGACCAGCAGCACATCCAGCTGTCCAGCTCGGAGAGCCCGGACAAGGGGGGAGCTGCCAGTGTGGATCTGGCCCCCTGGCAGAGCGACTTCAACCTGGAGGATGTATTCAGGCctgtggccaccagggggcagcgcTCAGTGCGTCGCAGCCTGAGGAATCAAAGTGGCAGAGGCCAGAGCAGTGCGGGGCTCGCCTGGCTGCCCCGCACCTCTCCAGACTCCATCAGGGAGGTGcgcaggaggaccagaagccgccgcctcagtgctgctttacTCTCTGAGGAGACATGA
- the cdca2 gene encoding cell division cycle-associated protein 2 isoform X11 — protein MELESDWSRAVTSSAVTQNSDQLSCISSCSYLVRFCSNQLRVASTLKQKMASFQNLMDVEESQVCNLMPRQDSSAGGCMRTEDDLSDRDGHNLEREKENYPSSVSPMFTWSAEDQEEMEKGAYEGITQAESPSCDFAEMLQSDLTPSSLPLLFDLWSSYPTESQQGCGFEDFVDLSPGTSAAALEYQPTSSNNIPPLSAELDVKPPAVKKKSVHFGSPLSPEVFDKTMPPSTPLRKGATPAQALTPGGGATLRSALKTPQMSDSDVSHASPDPCSPFMLGASPLLEASETHMQSAAADGEEEGKIVFPSTVEFDFTALDEEYMDAQTLNLNTAFYEDALAQIQAECEKYLNTISLMEELQPEPETQPEATVGAPPLRRSKRKKQPATEYDCASESNSRKKEKSEEVEPVTRTLRSAAKMACGKIKASVATRKWNKEVDRSLYSSRAYASKNPTLSPIKERRSFIRQPPVTESKSEGCTDDDTNLNLKIEAAVPGKRSEDSVGDRCAPEIAMGTDENQPGLEERSSVDVQLNVVTAGETEAEQGQEQTAATPEASWELPLAHTEPEPRVVDPTLDQTSVETCSSVSDATLEGTVALRAASSPRPPSAESSDNERQRKVKRGRRSSGNALQPHTGCKAVEGDQLDQQHIQLSSSESPDKGGAASVDLAPWQSDFNLEDVFRPVATRGQRSVRRSLRNQSGRGQSSAGLAWLPRTSPDSIREVRRRTRSRRLSAALLSEET, from the exons atggagctggagtcagactggagCAGAGCTGTGACATCCTCAGCTGTCACCCAAAATTCTGATCAGCTCAGCTGTATCTCTTCCTGCTCGTAT CTCGTCAGATTTTGTTCCAACCAGCTGCGGGTCGCCTCTACACTGAAGCAGAAGATGGCCTCGTTCCAGAACCTGATGGATGTCGAAGAGAGTCAGGTTTGCAATCTAATGCCAAGGCAGGACAGCAGCGCTGGAGGATGCATGAGGACAGAAGATGATCTGTCTG ACAGGGATGGTCACAACCTGGAGCGGGAGAAGGAGAATTACCCATCTAGTGTGTCACCTATGTTCACCTGGAGTGCAGAGGATCAGGAG GAGATGGAAAAGGGAGCGTACGAAGGTATTACACAGGCGGAATCACCATCCTGTGATTTTGCAGAGATGCTCCAGTCTGACCTTACGCCCTCGAGTCTTCCTCTACTCTTTGACCTCTGGTCCTCCTACCCTACCGAGAGTCAACAG GGGTGTGGGTTTGAAGACTTTGTCGATCTTTCACCTGgcacttctgcagcagctctagAATACCAGCCTACGTCTTCCAACAacatcccccctctctctgccgaGCTGGACGTCAAGCCTCCAG CAGTGAAGAAAAAGAGCGTGCACTTTGGAAGTCCGCTTTCCCCCGAGGTCTTTGATAAGACCATGCCTCCCAGTACACCATTAAGGAAGGGGGCCACACCAGCCCAAGCACTGACGCCAGGTGGAGGCGCCACGCTGCGCTCGGCCCTGAAGACGCCACAGATGAGTGACTCCGATGTGTCACATGCTAGTCCAGACCCCTGCAGCCCCTTCATGCTCGGAGCCTCTCCTCTGCTGGAAGCATCGGAGACCCACATGCAGTCGGCGGCAGCAgacggcgaggaggaggggaag ATTGTTTTCCCATCAACAGTGGAGTTCGACTTCACGGCACTTGATGAAG AATATATGGATGCCCAAACGCTGAACCTGAACACTGCTTTCTATGAGGACGCTCTCGCTCAGATCCAAGCAG AGTGTGAGAAATATCTCAATACAATCAGTCTGATGGAAGAGCTGCAACCAGAACCAGAGACACAGCCTGAAGCAACTGTTGGAGCTCCCCCCCTACGCAGATCCAAAAGGAAAAAG cagccagcgaCAGAATATGACTGCGCCTCTGAGTCCAACAGCAGGAAGAAAGAG AAGTCAGAGGAGGTGGAACCCGTGACGAGGACCTTACGCTCTGCTGCCAAAATGGCCTGTGGAAAGATTAAG GCTTCAGTGGCTACTCGCAAGTGGAACAAAGAGGTGGACCGCTCCCTGTACAGCTCGCGGGCATACGCCTCCAAGAACCCGACCCTGAGCCCTATCAAGGAGAGGCGTTCCTTCATCCGCCAGCCTCCAGTGACAGAGAGCAAGTCTGAGGGCTGCACAG ATGATGACACCAACTTGAACTTGAAGATTGAAGCTGCTGTGCCGGGAAAACGGTCTGAAGATTCCGTGGGTGATCGCTGCGCTCCAGAAATCGCCATGGGAACAGACGAAAACCAGCCAGGACTGGAGGAGAGGTCCAGCGTTGATGTCCAGCTCAATGTGGTGACTGCGGGAGAAACGGAGGCTGAGCAAGGTCAAGAACAAACGGCTGCGACCCCTGAAGCATCATGGGAACTCCCCCTCGCACACACTGAGCCTGAACCTAGAGTGGTTGATCCGACACTGGATCAAACTTCTGTGGAAACTTGCAGCTCCGTCTCTGATGCTACATTGGAAGGTACCGTCGCTCTGCGTGCAGCCTCTTCACCCCGTCCACCTTCAGCTGAGAGCTCTGACAATGAAAGGCAGAGAAAAGTCAAGCGGGGCAGGAGGAGTTCTGGTAATGCCCTGCAGCCCCACACAGGCTGCAAAGCTGTGGAGGGAGACCAGTTAGACCAGCAGCACATCCAGCTGTCCAGCTCGGAGAGCCCGGACAAGGGGGGAGCTGCCAGTGTGGATCTGGCCCCCTGGCAGAGCGACTTCAACCTGGAGGATGTATTCAGGCctgtggccaccagggggcagcgcTCAGTGCGTCGCAGCCTGAGGAATCAAAGTGGCAGAGGCCAGAGCAGTGCGGGGCTCGCCTGGCTGCCCCGCACCTCTCCAGACTCCATCAGGGAGGTGcgcaggaggaccagaagccgccgcctcagtgctgctttacTCTCTGAGGAGACATGA
- the cdca2 gene encoding cell division cycle-associated protein 2 isoform X4 — MDGNDVTVGDDEKENESSENSSPLVNCSTPVLNSPELTTSQFGICAQSFTPSATPKDKSGAAKLKARRKSSVGARGSPETNSLIRFMAQQKIQSASPSQSPELVRFCSNQLRVASTLKQKMASFQNLMDVEESQVCNLMPRQDSSAGGCMRTEDDLSDRDGHNLEREKENYPSSVSPMFTWSAEDQEEMEKGAYEGITQAESPSCDFAEMLQSDLTPSSLPLLFDLWSSYPTESQQGCGFEDFVDLSPGTSAAALEYQPTSSNNIPPLSAELDVKPPAVKKKSVHFGSPLSPEVFDKTMPPSTPLRKGATPAQALTPGGGATLRSALKTPQMSDSDVSHASPDPCSPFMLGASPLLEASETHMQSAAADGEEEGKIVFPSTVEFDFTALDEEYMDAQTLNLNTAFYEDALAQIQAECEKYLNTISLMEELQPEPETQPEATVGAPPLRRSKRKKQPATEYDCASESNSRKKESEEVEPVTRTLRSAAKMACGKIKASVATRKWNKEVDRSLYSSRAYASKNPTLSPIKERRSFIRQPPVTESKSEGCTDDDTNLNLKIEAAVPGKRSEDSVGDRCAPEIAMGTDENQPGLEERSSVDVQLNVVTAGETEAEQGQEQTAATPEASWELPLAHTEPEPRVVDPTLDQTSVETCSSVSDATLEGTVALRAASSPRPPSAESSDNERQRKVKRGRRSSGNALQPHTGCKAVEGDQLDQQHIQLSSSESPDKGGAASVDLAPWQSDFNLEDVFRPVATRGQRSVRRSLRNQSGRGQSSAGLAWLPRTSPDSIREVRRRTRSRRLSAALLSEET, encoded by the exons ATGGACGGGAACGACGTGACTGTGGGGGATGATGAGAAAGAGAATGAGTCCTCAGAAAACTCATCTCCTCTTGTAAATTGCTCCACACCCGTGTTGAATTCCCCTGAGCTGACCACCAGTCAGTTTGGGATCTGTGCCCAGAGTTTTACCCCATCAGCAACACCTAAAG ATAAATCGGGTGCAGCAAAACTAAAGGCCAGGCGGAAGTCCAGCGTTGGCGCCCGAGGCTCCCCAGAGACAAACTCCCTCATTCGTTTCATGGCACAACAGAAGATACAATCTGCATCACCCAGTCAATCTCCAGAG CTCGTCAGATTTTGTTCCAACCAGCTGCGGGTCGCCTCTACACTGAAGCAGAAGATGGCCTCGTTCCAGAACCTGATGGATGTCGAAGAGAGTCAGGTTTGCAATCTAATGCCAAGGCAGGACAGCAGCGCTGGAGGATGCATGAGGACAGAAGATGATCTGTCTG ACAGGGATGGTCACAACCTGGAGCGGGAGAAGGAGAATTACCCATCTAGTGTGTCACCTATGTTCACCTGGAGTGCAGAGGATCAGGAG GAGATGGAAAAGGGAGCGTACGAAGGTATTACACAGGCGGAATCACCATCCTGTGATTTTGCAGAGATGCTCCAGTCTGACCTTACGCCCTCGAGTCTTCCTCTACTCTTTGACCTCTGGTCCTCCTACCCTACCGAGAGTCAACAG GGGTGTGGGTTTGAAGACTTTGTCGATCTTTCACCTGgcacttctgcagcagctctagAATACCAGCCTACGTCTTCCAACAacatcccccctctctctgccgaGCTGGACGTCAAGCCTCCAG CAGTGAAGAAAAAGAGCGTGCACTTTGGAAGTCCGCTTTCCCCCGAGGTCTTTGATAAGACCATGCCTCCCAGTACACCATTAAGGAAGGGGGCCACACCAGCCCAAGCACTGACGCCAGGTGGAGGCGCCACGCTGCGCTCGGCCCTGAAGACGCCACAGATGAGTGACTCCGATGTGTCACATGCTAGTCCAGACCCCTGCAGCCCCTTCATGCTCGGAGCCTCTCCTCTGCTGGAAGCATCGGAGACCCACATGCAGTCGGCGGCAGCAgacggcgaggaggaggggaag ATTGTTTTCCCATCAACAGTGGAGTTCGACTTCACGGCACTTGATGAAG AATATATGGATGCCCAAACGCTGAACCTGAACACTGCTTTCTATGAGGACGCTCTCGCTCAGATCCAAGCAG AGTGTGAGAAATATCTCAATACAATCAGTCTGATGGAAGAGCTGCAACCAGAACCAGAGACACAGCCTGAAGCAACTGTTGGAGCTCCCCCCCTACGCAGATCCAAAAGGAAAAAG cagccagcgaCAGAATATGACTGCGCCTCTGAGTCCAACAGCAGGAAGAAAGAG TCAGAGGAGGTGGAACCCGTGACGAGGACCTTACGCTCTGCTGCCAAAATGGCCTGTGGAAAGATTAAG GCTTCAGTGGCTACTCGCAAGTGGAACAAAGAGGTGGACCGCTCCCTGTACAGCTCGCGGGCATACGCCTCCAAGAACCCGACCCTGAGCCCTATCAAGGAGAGGCGTTCCTTCATCCGCCAGCCTCCAGTGACAGAGAGCAAGTCTGAGGGCTGCACAG ATGATGACACCAACTTGAACTTGAAGATTGAAGCTGCTGTGCCGGGAAAACGGTCTGAAGATTCCGTGGGTGATCGCTGCGCTCCAGAAATCGCCATGGGAACAGACGAAAACCAGCCAGGACTGGAGGAGAGGTCCAGCGTTGATGTCCAGCTCAATGTGGTGACTGCGGGAGAAACGGAGGCTGAGCAAGGTCAAGAACAAACGGCTGCGACCCCTGAAGCATCATGGGAACTCCCCCTCGCACACACTGAGCCTGAACCTAGAGTGGTTGATCCGACACTGGATCAAACTTCTGTGGAAACTTGCAGCTCCGTCTCTGATGCTACATTGGAAGGTACCGTCGCTCTGCGTGCAGCCTCTTCACCCCGTCCACCTTCAGCTGAGAGCTCTGACAATGAAAGGCAGAGAAAAGTCAAGCGGGGCAGGAGGAGTTCTGGTAATGCCCTGCAGCCCCACACAGGCTGCAAAGCTGTGGAGGGAGACCAGTTAGACCAGCAGCACATCCAGCTGTCCAGCTCGGAGAGCCCGGACAAGGGGGGAGCTGCCAGTGTGGATCTGGCCCCCTGGCAGAGCGACTTCAACCTGGAGGATGTATTCAGGCctgtggccaccagggggcagcgcTCAGTGCGTCGCAGCCTGAGGAATCAAAGTGGCAGAGGCCAGAGCAGTGCGGGGCTCGCCTGGCTGCCCCGCACCTCTCCAGACTCCATCAGGGAGGTGcgcaggaggaccagaagccgccgcctcagtgctgctttacTCTCTGAGGAGACATGA